A portion of the Tamandua tetradactyla isolate mTamTet1 chromosome 16, mTamTet1.pri, whole genome shotgun sequence genome contains these proteins:
- the LOC143659140 gene encoding cytochrome P450 2A13 — protein sequence MLASGLLLVALLACLSVMVLMSVWRQRKFWGKLPPGPTPLPFIGNYLQLNTEQMYSSLMKLRERYGPVFTVHLGTRRIVVLCGQEAVKEALVDQAEEFSGRGEQATFNWLFKDYGVVFSNGERAKQLRRFSITTLRDFGFGKRGIEERIQEEAGFLLEAFRDTRGAFIDPTFFLSRTVSNVISSIVFGDRFDYEDKEFLSLLRMMLGSFQFTATSMGQLYEMFYPVMKHLPGPQQQAFKELQGLEDFIAKKVERNQRTLDPNSPRDFIDSFLIRMQQEQKNPNTEFFLKNLVLTTLNLFFAGTETVSTTLRYGFLLLMKHPDVEAKVHEEIDRVIGKNRQPKFEDRAKMPYTEAVIHEIQRFGDMIPMGVARRVIKDTKFRDFLIPKGTEVFPMLGSVLRDPKFFSNPRDFNPQHFLDEKGQFKKNDAFVPFSIGKRYCFGEGLARMELFLFLTAIMQNFRFKSPQSPQDIDVSPKHVGFATIPRSYTMSFLPR from the exons ATGCTGGCCTCAGGGCTGCTTCTGGTGGCTCTGCTGGCCTGCCTGAGCGTGATGGTCTTGATGTCTGTCTGGAGGCAGAGGAAGTTCTGGGGGAAGTTGCCTCCCGGGCCCACCCCATTGCCGTTCATCGGGAACTACCTGCAGCTGAACACAGAGCAGATGTACAGCTCCCTCATGAAG CTCAGAGAGCGCTATGGTCCGGTGTTCACGGTTCACCTGGGGACCCGGCGGATCGTGGTGCTATGCGGACAGGAGGCTGTGAAGGAGGCTCTGGTGGACCAGGCTGAGGAATTCAGCGGGAGAGGGGAGCAGGCCACCTTCAACTGGCTCTTCAAAGACTATG GCGTGGTGTTCAGCAACGGCGAGCGCGCCAAGCAGCTCCGGCGCTTCTCCATCACCACGCTGCGGGATTTCGGCTTCGGCAAGCGCGGCATCGAGGAGCGCATCCAGGAGGAGGCGGGCTTCCTCCTCGAAGCCTTCCGGGACACGCGCG gcgCCTTCATAGATCCCACCTTCTTCCTGAGCCGCACCGTCTCCAATGTCATCAGCTCCATCGTCTTCGGTGACCGCTTCGACTACGAGGACAAAGAGTTCCTGTCATTGCTGCGTATGATGCTGGGAAGCTTCCAGTTCACCGCAACGTCCATGGGGCAG ctctatGAGATGTTCTACCCGGTGATGAAACACCTGCCGGGACCTCAGCAACAGGCTTTCAAGGAGCTGCAGGGGCTGGAGGACTTCATAGCCAAGAAGGTGGAGAGGAACCAGCGCACACTGGACCCAAACTCCCCACGGGACTTCATTGATTCCTTCCTCATCCGCATGCAGCAG GAGCAGAAGAACCCCAACACGGAGTTCTTCTTAAAGAACCTGGTGTTGACCACGCTGAACCTCTTCTTTGCGGGCACCGAGACCGTCAGCACCACCCTGCGCTATGGCTTCCTGCTGCTCATGAAGCACCCGGATGTGGAGG CCAAGGTCCATGAGGAGATTGACCGGGTGATCGGCAAGAACCGTCAGCCCAAGTTTGAGGACCGGGCGAAGATGCCCTACACAGAGGCAGTGATTCACGAGATCCAGAGGTTTGGAGACATGATCCCCATGGGCGTGGCCCGCAGAGTCATCAAGGATACAAAGTTTCGGGACTTCCTCATCCCCAAG GGCACCGAAGTATTCCCCATGCTGGGCTCTGTGCTGAGAGACCCCAAGTTCTTCTCCAACCCTAGAGATTTCAACCCCCAGCACTTCCTGGATGAGAAGGGGCAGTTTAAGAAGAATGATGCCTTCGTGCCTTTCTCCATCG GAAAGCGGTACTGTTTTGGGGAAGGCCTGGCTCGAATGgagctctttcttttcctcactgCCATCATGCAGAACTTCCGCTTCAAGTCCCCGCAGTCACCCCAGGACATTGACGTGTCCCCCAAACACGTGGGCTTTGCCACCATCCCAAGAAGCTACACCATGAGCTTCCTGCCTCGCTGA